A window of the Bacillus sp. A301a_S52 genome harbors these coding sequences:
- a CDS encoding ABC transporter ATP-binding protein produces the protein MILSLKNLSVTYGTKKAVDNISFSIRPGEVIGLLGANGAGKSSTIAAVLGIEKSNYEELIMLGKSPIIHRKEVFQEVGVQFQETNFQDKLTVREACEQWKSLYKHTTDVPLLLETFGLVGKETQLVKSLSGGERQRLAVLLALISNPKLVFLDELTTGLDTRARRMLWRQLLVMKENGLAIVLTSHYMDEVEALCNEILILKEGQTVFHGTIQEAIRTSGKATLEDAYLNFAGEEDWV, from the coding sequence ATGATTTTATCTTTAAAAAACCTATCAGTCACATACGGTACCAAAAAGGCTGTAGACAACATTAGTTTTAGCATTCGACCTGGTGAGGTAATTGGCTTACTTGGGGCAAATGGTGCAGGGAAATCCTCTACGATTGCAGCGGTACTTGGTATTGAAAAGAGTAATTACGAAGAGCTCATAATGCTCGGGAAGTCACCAATTATCCATCGCAAGGAAGTCTTCCAAGAGGTGGGGGTACAGTTTCAAGAAACAAATTTCCAAGATAAATTAACAGTGCGTGAGGCATGCGAGCAATGGAAGTCGCTTTATAAGCACACTACTGATGTGCCTCTACTCTTAGAAACTTTTGGTTTAGTTGGGAAGGAAACACAACTTGTGAAATCTCTTTCAGGAGGAGAACGTCAACGCTTAGCAGTGCTGCTGGCATTGATATCTAATCCTAAGCTTGTTTTCCTGGACGAGCTTACAACTGGATTAGATACTAGGGCACGCCGTATGCTTTGGAGGCAGCTGTTAGTTATGAAAGAAAATGGGCTGGCAATTGTCCTAACATCACACTACATGGATGAGGTCGAAGCTTTATGTAATGAAATATTAATTTTAAAAGAAGGGCAAACGGTATTTCATGGCACAATCCAAGAGGCAATTCGTACAAGTGGGAAAGCGACACTAGAAGACGCGTACCTAAATTTTGCAGGTGAGGAGGACTGGGTATGA
- a CDS encoding ABC transporter permease, with product MSTFLTFLKIEGKLVWKGIDILIFGICFPIILATLFGYLLSNDGLAGASNFELSYAAVITIGVLATGVMGIPLTIADYRHRGILKRFQVTPVSPLQILFAQGLIQLSSALVSFIGVTLVYHLLFDYELKGSWTIFLMTYTFVIVAMYSIGIFIGSLVPDQKSANVWSSVAYFTMLLFSGATIPYETMPRFFQWIMDILPLAHGIHLLKQASTGGSLTDGLFHIVILALCIVIGLGGAIKYFKWK from the coding sequence ATGAGTACATTTCTTACCTTTTTAAAAATTGAGGGAAAACTCGTTTGGAAGGGCATCGATATTCTAATTTTTGGAATCTGTTTCCCTATCATTTTAGCCACACTATTTGGTTATCTACTGAGTAATGACGGATTAGCAGGTGCTTCCAATTTTGAATTATCGTATGCAGCCGTAATTACAATTGGTGTACTGGCAACAGGAGTTATGGGCATACCATTGACCATTGCAGATTACCGTCACCGAGGGATTTTAAAGAGATTCCAAGTGACACCTGTTTCACCTCTCCAAATTCTATTTGCTCAAGGTTTGATTCAGCTTTCTTCAGCACTTGTATCATTTATTGGTGTCACACTTGTTTATCATCTATTATTTGATTATGAACTAAAAGGCTCTTGGACGATATTCCTTATGACCTACACTTTTGTCATTGTAGCGATGTATAGTATTGGGATTTTCATCGGAAGCTTAGTACCTGACCAAAAGTCAGCAAATGTCTGGAGCTCTGTTGCTTACTTTACAATGTTGCTGTTTTCAGGAGCAACAATTCCGTATGAAACCATGCCTCGATTCTTCCAATGGATAATGGATATTTTACCCCTTGCTCATGGAATACATTTATTAAAGCAGGCAAGTACAGGAGGATCACTAACAGATGGTCTATTCCATATCGTGATTTTAGCTCTATGTATTGTCATTGGATTAGGTGGAGCGATTAAATATTTCAAATGGAAGTAG
- a CDS encoding MerR family transcriptional regulator has product MYKTKEIAALVGVHPNTVRIYEEWGFISPVPRQTNGYRIYSDIHLLQLNVARTLFRCEIVQGDLRKRARAIVYACGKENFTKANQLTIDYLAKLERDYDHALSAAKVVEKWLREEPTVSTCTSSRKDVALLLDTTSEAIRNWERNGLITVPRLHNGNRAYGEREIEQLRVIRSLRSAHYSINAILRLLNQIHQPSPDIVAILNTPTDEEDIVSVTDQLGKSLLDAIADAKDTLALIHEKTTFQ; this is encoded by the coding sequence GTGTACAAAACAAAGGAAATTGCAGCACTTGTTGGGGTACACCCCAACACTGTGCGCATTTATGAGGAATGGGGATTTATATCACCTGTACCAAGACAAACAAATGGCTACCGTATCTATTCAGATATCCATTTGTTACAGTTAAACGTCGCACGAACGCTCTTTCGCTGTGAAATTGTGCAAGGAGATCTTCGAAAAAGAGCTCGTGCCATTGTATATGCTTGCGGCAAAGAAAATTTTACAAAGGCTAATCAACTAACTATAGACTATCTTGCCAAGTTAGAACGCGATTATGATCATGCCTTGTCTGCTGCAAAAGTTGTGGAGAAATGGTTGAGAGAAGAACCTACTGTTAGTACATGTACTTCTTCTCGGAAAGATGTGGCACTGCTTCTAGATACTACATCTGAAGCTATACGAAATTGGGAACGTAACGGACTTATTACCGTTCCGAGACTGCACAACGGTAACCGAGCATATGGTGAACGAGAAATTGAGCAACTACGAGTTATTCGTAGTTTAAGAAGTGCCCATTACTCAATTAATGCCATTTTACGTTTACTCAACCAAATCCATCAACCAAGCCCTGATATTGTTGCAATTTTAAATACACCAACAGATGAAGAAGATATTGTGTCAGTAACAGACCAATTAGGTAAATCATTACTAGATGCCATAGCAGATGCAAAAGATACATTAGCTTTGATTCATGAAAAAACCACTTTCCAATAA
- a CDS encoding virulence RhuM family protein, whose translation MINETNILIYQTEEGNTKIDVRLENETVWMTQKAIAELYQKGVNTINEHIKNIYVEGELQESATIRKNRIVQIEGKREVEREVSFYNLEMILAIGYRVRSHRGTQFRQWATERLNEYLVKGFTMDDDRLKEMRNFGQDYFDELLERIRDIRASEKRFYLKITDIYATAVDYDAKAEISKEFFATVQNKLHFAITGLTASEIVANRADATKENMGLTTWKGDNIRKSDITVAKNYLSEKEIKQLNRIVTMYLDYAESQAERNQIMYMKDWTDKLNAFLQFNEHDILQNAGKVSKEVAEKLATQEYEKYKQIRITQNKESDFEKFVRDNRLK comes from the coding sequence ATGATTAATGAAACTAACATTCTGATTTACCAAACAGAAGAAGGAAACACCAAAATAGATGTTCGCTTAGAAAATGAAACGGTTTGGATGACACAGAAGGCAATTGCTGAGCTTTACCAAAAAGGTGTCAACACGATAAACGAACATATAAAGAACATCTATGTAGAAGGAGAATTGCAGGAATCGGCAACTATTCGGAAAAACCGAATAGTTCAAATCGAGGGTAAACGTGAGGTTGAACGGGAAGTTTCATTTTACAACCTCGAAATGATTCTTGCAATTGGCTATCGTGTCCGTTCCCATCGTGGTACACAATTCCGCCAGTGGGCAACAGAGCGTCTGAATGAATATCTGGTAAAAGGCTTTACGATGGATGACGATCGCTTGAAGGAAATGCGAAACTTTGGACAAGATTACTTTGATGAACTTCTGGAACGTATTAGAGATATACGTGCATCAGAGAAAAGATTTTACTTAAAGATTACAGACATTTATGCTACAGCAGTTGATTATGATGCTAAAGCAGAAATCTCGAAGGAGTTTTTTGCCACCGTTCAAAATAAATTACACTTTGCAATTACAGGTCTAACAGCTTCGGAAATCGTTGCAAATAGGGCAGATGCTACGAAAGAAAATATGGGCTTAACTACTTGGAAAGGTGATAACATTCGTAAGAGTGATATCACTGTGGCAAAGAACTATTTATCTGAAAAGGAAATCAAACAACTTAATCGTATCGTTACAATGTATTTAGATTATGCAGAAAGCCAAGCTGAACGTAATCAGATCATGTATATGAAAGATTGGACAGATAAACTAAATGCTTTCTTGCAGTTTAACGAACATGATATATTACAGAATGCAGGGAAAGTCTCGAAGGAAGTTGCTGAGAAGTTAGCGACACAAGAGTACGAAAAATATAAGCAAATTCGAATCACACAGAATAAAGAAAGTGACTTTGAAAAATTTGTAAGGGACAATAGACTAAAGTAA
- a CDS encoding helix-turn-helix domain-containing protein, which translates to MNNVQNDRSLFGEFLLRCRTRKGWSLCEVEQQSGGITPSYLHRLEQGKRRNPTMRLIHSLAVVYSVQVTTLVDLLLMDQGGEQGEE; encoded by the coding sequence ATGAATAATGTGCAGAATGATAGGAGTTTATTTGGAGAGTTTCTACTGAGATGTCGAACAAGAAAGGGATGGAGTCTTTGTGAAGTAGAACAGCAATCGGGAGGAATTACTCCGAGTTATTTACACCGATTGGAACAAGGGAAAAGGAGAAATCCAACAATGAGACTGATACATTCCCTGGCAGTGGTGTACTCAGTCCAGGTTACAACGTTAGTTGATTTGTTATTAATGGATCAAGGGGGAGAACAGGGTGAAGAATGA
- a CDS encoding restriction endonuclease subunit S: MTALLEHFHEAVTIPEDVDKLKKLILQLAMQGKLVEQDPNDESASVLLEQIQQVKEQLKAKGLYKEKKVNGNAQEINAPYELPESWEWAFLSDVTEIRRGASPRPIKNFLTNEGDGIPWIKIGDSVVGNKYITSTKEKVTLEGAKKSVYLKAGSLIMSNSMSFGKAYILGIDGCIHDGWLSFNIFDNLIFDELLLFFLNGSMTQFEDKAVGTGVRNLNIDRVKRTLIPIPPLHEQKRIVEKIESLYDQCDRLFSDIVKKQTTSVILNKSVFTKLQDHSNPEQLNDLRFAIENMGHLCNDKESIAQMRNSILSLAVQGKLVEQNVNEEPASVLIEKIKQEKERLIAEKKIKKEKLLPPISEDEFPYELPQGWEWVRLGHITTKLGAGKTPSGGEKNYVQNGVKFIRSQNVWNSGLLLDGIACITEETHESMSGSAVKEKDILLNITGASIGRSSLVPDDFDTANVNQHVAIIRLVNESVRRFIHTCIISPYFQSEVMRVQVGASREGLSMAKLSRFVIAIPPFEEQVRIMGKVKSLFKIIEQYEVRVTEKANATKSLSKSLMNVI; encoded by the coding sequence ATGACGGCATTATTAGAACACTTCCATGAAGCAGTAACTATACCTGAAGATGTAGACAAACTGAAAAAACTAATATTACAACTTGCTATGCAAGGGAAATTAGTAGAGCAAGATCCGAATGATGAATCTGCAAGCGTATTACTTGAACAAATACAACAAGTTAAAGAACAATTAAAGGCTAAGGGATTATATAAGGAAAAAAAAGTAAACGGTAATGCACAAGAGATAAATGCACCTTATGAATTACCTGAATCATGGGAATGGGCATTTTTAAGTGATGTAACAGAAATTCGCAGAGGAGCATCACCAAGACCTATCAAAAATTTCCTAACTAACGAAGGTGATGGAATTCCTTGGATTAAGATAGGGGATTCGGTTGTAGGAAATAAATATATTACATCGACGAAAGAGAAAGTAACTTTGGAAGGTGCAAAAAAATCTGTCTACTTAAAAGCAGGATCTTTAATTATGTCCAACAGTATGAGCTTTGGGAAAGCATATATCTTGGGAATAGATGGTTGTATTCATGATGGTTGGTTGTCGTTTAACATTTTTGATAATTTGATATTCGATGAATTGCTTCTCTTCTTTTTAAATGGTAGTATGACCCAATTTGAAGATAAAGCAGTTGGAACAGGTGTAAGAAATCTAAATATAGACAGAGTTAAAAGAACTCTTATACCTATTCCACCATTACATGAACAAAAACGTATTGTGGAAAAAATAGAGAGTTTATATGACCAATGCGACCGACTATTTTCTGATATCGTTAAAAAGCAAACAACATCAGTAATATTAAACAAAAGTGTCTTTACAAAGCTACAAGATCATAGTAATCCTGAGCAACTGAATGATCTTCGCTTTGCTATTGAAAACATGGGCCACCTTTGCAATGATAAAGAAAGCATTGCTCAAATGCGGAACAGCATCCTAAGCCTTGCTGTCCAAGGTAAGTTGGTAGAGCAAAATGTGAATGAAGAACCTGCTTCGGTATTGATAGAGAAGATAAAGCAAGAGAAAGAGCGTTTGATAGCAGAAAAGAAAATCAAGAAAGAAAAGCTGTTACCACCGATTTCGGAGGATGAATTTCCATATGAACTTCCACAGGGATGGGAATGGGTGAGATTAGGACATATTACTACCAAATTGGGGGCAGGTAAGACTCCGTCTGGTGGGGAAAAAAATTATGTACAAAATGGTGTAAAGTTTATACGTTCTCAAAATGTATGGAATAGTGGTTTATTATTAGATGGAATAGCTTGTATAACGGAAGAAACACATGAGAGTATGAGCGGAAGTGCTGTTAAGGAAAAGGATATCCTTCTAAATATAACAGGAGCTTCAATCGGTAGGAGTTCACTTGTTCCCGATGATTTTGATACGGCTAATGTTAATCAACACGTTGCCATAATACGTTTAGTTAATGAAAGTGTAAGAAGGTTCATTCATACTTGTATAATTTCACCTTATTTTCAAAGCGAAGTAATGCGTGTACAAGTTGGTGCTTCAAGAGAAGGTTTAAGTATGGCTAAACTATCAAGGTTTGTTATTGCAATCCCGCCATTTGAAGAGCAAGTAAGAATTATGGGTAAGGTGAAAAGTCTATTCAAGATCATAGAGCAATATGAAGTTAGAGTTACAGAAAAAGCAAACGCAACAAAGTCATTGTCTAAATCACTGATGAATGTCATATAA